From a single Cryptococcus neoformans var. neoformans B-3501A chromosome 3, whole genome shotgun sequence genomic region:
- a CDS encoding hypothetical protein (Match to ESTs gb|CF194397.1|CF194397, gb|CF193846.1|CF193846, gb|CF193427.1|CF193427) gives MFALKFILITSFIASTALAHFTLDFPESRGFVSDIEGQFCGGFSTVGPRQPFPLGSGPVHINSHHSLATVVAFISTSSNPTSFDDFNTTSNGTIIPLASNIFQVTQGEKCFNIDLESLNVGLTNGSEVTLQIQYDGGDGDLYQCSDLVLIQGYEVPSNETCTDDASRTSNASSTSSGSATATSAAATSSSSGTSGAIKEVVGLGALSLALGIAGLIIL, from the exons ATGTTCGCGCTAAAGTTTATCCTTATTACTTCTTTCATCGCTTCCACAGCCCTCGCTCACTTCACCCTTGACTTCCCT GAATCCCGTGGGTTCGTCTCTGACATCGAAGGTCAATTTTGTGGCGGTTTCAGTACTGTTGGACCTCGGCAGCCATTCCCGCTCGGTTCTGGCCCTG TCCATATTAACTCTCATCATTCTCTCGCTACTGTTGTTgccttcatctccaccagCTCCAACCCTACAAGCTTTGACGACTTCAACACTACCAGCAATGGCACCATCATCCCCCTTGCCAGTAATATCTTCCAAGTAACACAGGGTGAAAAGTGTTTTAACATCGATCTCGAAAGTCTCAACGTAGGTCTCACTAACGGCTCGGAAGTCACTTTGCAAATTCAATACGACGGA GGGGATGGCGACCTCTACCAATGCTCCGACCTCGTTCTTATTCAGGGCTACGAGGTTCCATCCAATGAAACTTGTACCGATGACGCCTCCAGAACTTCCAATGCTAGCTCCACATCAAGCGGTAGTGCTACTGCAACCAGCGCGGCTGCCACTAGTTCTTCCAGTGGTACTAGTGGGGCTATTAAGGAAGTTGTTGGATTGGGCGCTCTTAGTTTGGCTTTGGGCATTGCTGGTCTTATCATTTTGTAA
- a CDS encoding hypothetical protein (HMMPfam hit to 3_5_exonuc, 3'-5' exonuclease, score: 214.3, E(): 2.2e-61), with amino-acid sequence MSKATSGEASVPSPTQSFSEYLPFLTAALDRLTTNAASLPDKTDLNFHRSLDRRFNKDVEKTSERLLGMTERILDLIERSQKEARQGRDKGKTAKVMIRRRKLEDQDDIIDGYRGAVQGVIDGLLEDAVRRSLPLCPCCSNISKDINLDELRGGKGKTAVTVKPALVAQAGKKVSESHYTLTCYAHHIVQIPGPFTERLPANIIHASDLTKPQLLFHDAPDNARTSESWKPSLTTKPHAMVPLGFKAPLDYELTSEEEMDPSKAALRREKEIRARTHPYYYETKHLPYPTSLFIDSKPVPPQSFDETPFEFVDTPEKLHRMVEKLKQAKEIAVDLEHHDMRSYAGFTCLIQISTRESDWVVDTLALRKEIQQDKFGDVFTDPTIVKVFHGADSDIIWLQRDFEIFVVNLFDTYSACVVLEMPQRSLSALLQHYCNFEADKRYQRADWRIRPLPDGMLYYARSDTHFLLFIYDNLRNALLHKSSRPSSPANCGTIVLDSARPNPQEAMREVLGKSADTALKMYERDSYDIVTGRGSGGWLAAGKKWLPKGEIEQESGWVWRHLHDWRDRVAREMDESPFYIMPNNMLRDVSTADNTANLSRIIRRDRAPIAAQYIPEITSIVVAAKEKFKEITAERAANPQIQEMEKIGAKEIGANDVKKIPVAALAVPSVPLASTTSNIWDVAAKPTSTRTNAKSGLFGSAIKFSQPKHASGYITASKSGQSALFGVTLDRASNQKSSSAALNLRERELSPGFLKVMESMRMDLHPKSMTSGSSEGDGKMGLNPETVPFIPSNQRKTTATSSLEVRGKKPLGLTSESAHPQSGQKASSSTAYAPTSGITSTLIKEMSPQKSSKSGTVDEGVVQVKKSKKQKKRERASTTDRAGDDSDSKKAKLGTDGDGEFGAATPPAQAVIPSVELLNTVIVGEGGNANKSTASKNKKKKVKPEDIPAFDYASQPNLLDQPHSVIAQDDAKKKKKKFKEARPSGAGIVEVPTFGARPARDLSQPKQGNKSGTFAR; translated from the exons ATGTCTAAAGCTACCTCCGGAGAAGCATCGGTACCTTCGCCCACCCAATCTTTCTCGGAATATCTACCTTTTTTGACTGCCGCTCTAGACCGTCTCACCACCAATGCCGCCTCTCTGCCCGACAAGACCGATCTAAATTTTCATCGAAGTCTCGATAGAAGGTTCAACAAGGATGTAGAGAAGACAAGCGAGAGGCTACTGGGTATGACTGAGAGGATACTGGATCTTATCGAAAGGAGTCAAAAAGAAGCCAGACAGGGTAGAGATAAAGGGAAAACAGCTAAAGTGATGATAAGGCGGAGGAAGTTGGAAGACCAAGATGACATAATAGATGGGTATAGAGGTGCAGTACAGGGTGTAATAGACGGTTTGCTTGAAGATGCGGTACGTCGATCTTTACCACTTTGCCCTTGCTGTTCTAATATCTCAAAGGATATCAACCTTGATGAATTGAGAGGAGGCAAGGGGAAAACGGCTGTTACAGTCAAGCCTGCCCTGGTTGCCCAAGCTGGTAAAAAAGTCAGTGAATCGCATTATACCCTTACTTGTTATGCTCACCATATAGTACAGATTCCCGGCCCATTCACTGAGCGTCTGCCAGCAAATATTATTCATGCGTCTGATCTCACCAAACCTcagcttctcttccatGACGCTCCTGACAATGCTCGGACTTCTGAATCCTGGAAGCCGTCTCTAACGACCAAGCCCCATGCTATGGTCCCTCTTGGATTCAAGGCACCTCTCGATTATGAGTTGAcctcggaagaagagatggaccCGTCAAAGGCAGCTCTAAGACGCGAGAAAGAGATTCGCGCCCGAACGCACCCCTATTATTATGAAACTAAACACTTACCATACCCCACTTCATTGTTTATTGATTCAAAGCCTGTACCCCCTCAGAGCTTCGATGAGACGCCTTTCGAGTTTGTCGACACGCCGGAAAAACTTCATCGAATGGTTGAAAAACTCAAGCAGGCAAAAGAAATCGCTGTTGATCTGGAGCATCACGACATGCGAAGCTATGCAGGTTTCACTTGCTTGATCCAAATTTCGACTAGAGAAAGCGATTGGGTCGTAGACACGCTGGCGCTCAGGAAGGAAATCCAGCAAGATAAGTTTGGAGACGTTTTCACCGACCCTACTATTGTCAAG GTCTTTCATGGTGCCGATAGTGATATCATCTGGCTCCAACGGGATTTCGAAATCTTTGTGGTCAATTTGTTCGATACATATAGCGCCTGTGTCGTCCTTG AAATGCCACAGCGATCTCTCTCAgcccttcttcagcatTATTGTAACTTTGAGGCCGACAAAAGATATCAGCGGGCCGATTGGCGAATTCGTCCTTTGCCAGATGGCATGTTGTATTACGCTCGATCTGACAcccatttcctcctttttaTCTACGACAATCTGCGCAACGCCCTTCTTCACAAgtcttctcgtccttcttcgccagcTAACTGTGGTACTATCGTCCTGGATAGCGCCAGGCCTAATCCTCAAGAAGCTATGCGCGAAGTCCTTGGCAAGTCTGCTGATACGGCATTGAAAATGTATGAAAGAGATTCGTACGATATAGTGACGGGGCGAGGTTCTGGGGGTTGGCTGGCTGCAGGGAAAAAGTGGCTACCTAAAGGAGAGATTGAGCAAGAGTCTGGCTGGGTTTGGAGACATTTGCATGATTGGCGAGATAGAGTggcgagagagatggatgaaagTCCTTT CTATATTATGCCCAACAATATGTTACGAGATGTTAGTACGGCTGATAATACCGCCAACCTCAGTCGTATAATCAGAAGAGATCGAGCTCCTATTGCTGCTCAATATATTCCTGAAATTACATCTATCGTTGTCGCCGCGAAGGAAAAATTCAAGGAAATCACGGCTGAGCGAGCAGCTAATCCTCAAATtcaggagatggagaagatagGAGCGAAGGAAATCGGAGCGAATGATGTGAAGAAGATCCCGGTTGCGGCACTGGCCGTTCCATCTGTACCCCTAGCAAGCACCACCTCAAATATATGGGACGTCGCTGCTAAACCTACCTCTACTAGAACAAATGCCAAGTCAGGTCTTTTCGGCTCTGCCATCAAATTCTCTCAACCGAAGCATGCTTCGGGTTATATTACCGCTTCAAAATCAGGGCAATCAGCTTTGTTCGGGGTGACACTAGACCGAGCAAGCAATCAgaaatcatcatctgctgcTTTGAACCTCCGTGAGAGGGAATTATCCCCCGGTTTCCTCAAGGTCATGGAATCTATGCGCATGGACTTGCATCCCAAAAGTATGACCTCGGGAAGCAGCGAAGGCGATGGTAAAATGGGGCTGAACCCTGAAACCGTGCCGTTTATCCCTTCCAACCAAAGAAAGACGACGGCGACGTCTTCCTTGGAAGTGAGGGGGAAGAAACCCTTAGGTTTGACGTCGGAGTCAGCGCACCCCCAATCCGGCCAGAAAGccagctcctccaccgCATATGCACCAACTTCCGGTATCACTTCAACGCTCATCAAAGAAATGTCTCCTCAAAAGTCATCAAAATCTGGAACAGTTGATGAGGGCGTTGTTCAGGTGAAAAAatcaaaaaaacaaaagaaaagagagcGAGCTTCTACGACCGATAGAGCCGGCGATGACAGCGATAGTAAAAAGGCAAAGTTGGGCACTGACGGCGATGGAGAGTTCGGTGCTGCCACGCCGCCAGCTCAGGCCGTAATCCCGTCTGTTGAGCTTTTGAACACAGTAATTGTTGGGGAGGGTGGCAACGCAAATAAAAGTACAGCTtccaagaacaagaagaagaaggtgaagcCCGAAGATATACCAGCATTTGATTATGCCAGCCAACCTAATTTGTTGGATCAACCACACTCTGTGATCGCCCAGGATGatgcaaagaagaagaaaaagaagttCAAGGAAGCAAGGCCTTCAG GAGCTGGGATCGTTGAGGTACCGACGTTCGGGGCGAGACCTGCGAGAGACTTGAGCCAGCCTAAGCAGGGTAATAAGTCTGGGACCTTTGCTAGATAG